From Apium graveolens cultivar Ventura chromosome 9, ASM990537v1, whole genome shotgun sequence, the proteins below share one genomic window:
- the LOC141684763 gene encoding MADS-box transcription factor 6-like isoform X1 produces the protein MGRGKVELKRIENPTNRQVTFSKRRNGLLKKAFELSILCDAEVALLIFSPTGKAYQFSSHEMDKTIRRYRNEVGLYQPNNEGVRSMEVWRNEIDELKRTIDNLEATHRHIAGEDLAMLGMKELKQLERQLRIGVERVRSKKRRIISEHINMMKRRQRQMQEENTQLQKKVKLHELEEVGNVNSSSTILGLNACDSFQRFVEQDGAEH, from the exons atgGGAAGAGGGAAAGTAGAGTTGAAGAGAATAGAGAATCCGACAAACAGGCAAGTGACTTTCTCAAAGAGAAGGAATGGTTTACTGAAGAAAGCTTTTGAACTCTCTATTCTTTGTGATGCTGAAGTTGCTCTTCTCATATTCTCTCCCACCGGCAAAGCTTATCAGTTCTCCAGTCACGA GATGGATAAGACAATCAGAAGATACAGAAATGAAGTCGGACTCTATCAACCTAATAACGAAGGCGTTAGAAGTATGGAG GTTTGGAGGAATGAAATTGATGAGTTGAAGAGAACAATCGACAACTTGGAAGCAACACACAG GCATATTGCTGGAGAAGATCTAGCAATGTTGGGCATGAAAGAGTTGAAGCAGCTGGAGCGTCAGCTGCGGATTGGGGTCGAACGCGTTCGATCTAAGAAG AGGCGCATCATCTCCGAGCATATTAACATGATGAAGAGACGG CAGagacaaatgcaagaagagaATACACAACTGCAGAAGAAA GTTAAGTTGCATGAACTTGAGGAAGTCGGTAATGTGAACTCGTCAAGTACTATACTCGGATTGAATGCATGTGATTCATTTCAAAG GTTTGTGGAGCAGGATGGAGCTGAGCACTGA
- the LOC141684763 gene encoding MADS-box transcription factor 6-like isoform X4 produces the protein MGRGKVELKRIENPTNRQVTFSKRRNGLLKKAFELSILCDAEVALLIFSPTGKAYQFSSHEMDKTIRRYRNEVGLYQPNNEGVRSMEVWRNEIDELKRTIDNLEATHRHIAGEDLAMLGMKELKQLERQLRIGVERVRSKKRRIISEHINMMKRRQRQMQEENTQLQKKLHELEEVGNVNSSSTILGLNACDSFQSDS, from the exons atgGGAAGAGGGAAAGTAGAGTTGAAGAGAATAGAGAATCCGACAAACAGGCAAGTGACTTTCTCAAAGAGAAGGAATGGTTTACTGAAGAAAGCTTTTGAACTCTCTATTCTTTGTGATGCTGAAGTTGCTCTTCTCATATTCTCTCCCACCGGCAAAGCTTATCAGTTCTCCAGTCACGA GATGGATAAGACAATCAGAAGATACAGAAATGAAGTCGGACTCTATCAACCTAATAACGAAGGCGTTAGAAGTATGGAG GTTTGGAGGAATGAAATTGATGAGTTGAAGAGAACAATCGACAACTTGGAAGCAACACACAG GCATATTGCTGGAGAAGATCTAGCAATGTTGGGCATGAAAGAGTTGAAGCAGCTGGAGCGTCAGCTGCGGATTGGGGTCGAACGCGTTCGATCTAAGAAG AGGCGCATCATCTCCGAGCATATTAACATGATGAAGAGACGG CAGagacaaatgcaagaagagaATACACAACTGCAGAAGAAA TTGCATGAACTTGAGGAAGTCGGTAATGTGAACTCGTCAAGTACTATACTCGGATTGAATGCATGTGATTCATTTCAAAG TGATTCGTAA
- the LOC141684763 gene encoding MADS-box transcription factor 6-like isoform X3 — MGRGKVELKRIENPTNRQVTFSKRRNGLLKKAFELSILCDAEVALLIFSPTGKAYQFSSHEMDKTIRRYRNEVGLYQPNNEGVRSMEVWRNEIDELKRTIDNLEATHRHIAGEDLAMLGMKELKQLERQLRIGVERVRSKKRRIISEHINMMKRRQRQMQEENTQLQKKVKLHELEEVGNVNSSSTILGLNACDSFQSDS, encoded by the exons atgGGAAGAGGGAAAGTAGAGTTGAAGAGAATAGAGAATCCGACAAACAGGCAAGTGACTTTCTCAAAGAGAAGGAATGGTTTACTGAAGAAAGCTTTTGAACTCTCTATTCTTTGTGATGCTGAAGTTGCTCTTCTCATATTCTCTCCCACCGGCAAAGCTTATCAGTTCTCCAGTCACGA GATGGATAAGACAATCAGAAGATACAGAAATGAAGTCGGACTCTATCAACCTAATAACGAAGGCGTTAGAAGTATGGAG GTTTGGAGGAATGAAATTGATGAGTTGAAGAGAACAATCGACAACTTGGAAGCAACACACAG GCATATTGCTGGAGAAGATCTAGCAATGTTGGGCATGAAAGAGTTGAAGCAGCTGGAGCGTCAGCTGCGGATTGGGGTCGAACGCGTTCGATCTAAGAAG AGGCGCATCATCTCCGAGCATATTAACATGATGAAGAGACGG CAGagacaaatgcaagaagagaATACACAACTGCAGAAGAAA GTTAAGTTGCATGAACTTGAGGAAGTCGGTAATGTGAACTCGTCAAGTACTATACTCGGATTGAATGCATGTGATTCATTTCAAAG TGATTCGTAA
- the LOC141684763 gene encoding MADS-box transcription factor 6-like isoform X2: protein MGRGKVELKRIENPTNRQVTFSKRRNGLLKKAFELSILCDAEVALLIFSPTGKAYQFSSHEMDKTIRRYRNEVGLYQPNNEGVRSMEVWRNEIDELKRTIDNLEATHRHIAGEDLAMLGMKELKQLERQLRIGVERVRSKKRRIISEHINMMKRRQRQMQEENTQLQKKLHELEEVGNVNSSSTILGLNACDSFQRFVEQDGAEH, encoded by the exons atgGGAAGAGGGAAAGTAGAGTTGAAGAGAATAGAGAATCCGACAAACAGGCAAGTGACTTTCTCAAAGAGAAGGAATGGTTTACTGAAGAAAGCTTTTGAACTCTCTATTCTTTGTGATGCTGAAGTTGCTCTTCTCATATTCTCTCCCACCGGCAAAGCTTATCAGTTCTCCAGTCACGA GATGGATAAGACAATCAGAAGATACAGAAATGAAGTCGGACTCTATCAACCTAATAACGAAGGCGTTAGAAGTATGGAG GTTTGGAGGAATGAAATTGATGAGTTGAAGAGAACAATCGACAACTTGGAAGCAACACACAG GCATATTGCTGGAGAAGATCTAGCAATGTTGGGCATGAAAGAGTTGAAGCAGCTGGAGCGTCAGCTGCGGATTGGGGTCGAACGCGTTCGATCTAAGAAG AGGCGCATCATCTCCGAGCATATTAACATGATGAAGAGACGG CAGagacaaatgcaagaagagaATACACAACTGCAGAAGAAA TTGCATGAACTTGAGGAAGTCGGTAATGTGAACTCGTCAAGTACTATACTCGGATTGAATGCATGTGATTCATTTCAAAG GTTTGTGGAGCAGGATGGAGCTGAGCACTGA